A genome region from Erigeron canadensis isolate Cc75 chromosome 3, C_canadensis_v1, whole genome shotgun sequence includes the following:
- the LOC122592725 gene encoding 30-kDa cleavage and polyadenylation specificity factor 30 yields MEDGEGGLSFDFEGGLDAAPTQPTASVPVIHHQPTDNGPPSSTPYSSSAAPPSAPTDPNSTTTNNNNNFSGRRSYRQTVCRHWLRSLCMKGEACGFLHQYDKSRMPICRFFRLYGECREQDCVYKHTNEDIKECNMYKLGFCPNGPDCRYRHAKLPGPPPSVEEVLQKIQQLTSFSYANSNRFYQNRNANNSQQPDKFQFPQGNIDPTQVAKPPTTDPASLQPVPPSSPQQQQQGAQSQQQVGQLGTQAQSNGQQNQANRTSIPLPQGTSRYFIVKSCNRENFELSVQQGVWATQRSNEAKLNEAFDSVDNVILIFSVNRTRHFQGCARMTSKTGGSVGGGNWKYEHGTAHYGRNFCVRWLKLCELSFHKTRHLRNPYNENLPVKISRDCQELEPSIGEQLASLLYVEPDSELMAISLAAEAKREEEKAKGVNPENATENPDIVPFEDNEEEEEEESEEDEDGFDQGFGMAAQGGRGRGRGMLWPPHMPLGPRPIPGMRGFPPLMNMMGPDGFPYGGVGPDGFPVPDLMNMGPRGFRPFGPRFPGDFQRPPFSNMMFNGRPGPHQHGNFPGGGFGMMMGPGPGRGPFMGSGLAVRGGRPPFLHQQQQQLQSSQNSRTKRDQAAVGGNDRYSGGGGSQSMGQDIGRPDDEAQPGGENTFKNGESESEDEAPRRSRHGEGKKKRRSVEGDAATNSDEKA; encoded by the exons atggaaGACGGAGAAGGAGGTCTAAGCTTCGACTTCGAAGGCGGTTTAGACGCCGCACCAACACAACCCACCGCATCCGTCCCCGTCATCCACCACCAACCCACCGACAATGGCCCGCCATCTTCCACGCCTTACTCCTCCTCCGCCGCCCCTCCCTCCGCCCCCACCGACCCTAattccaccaccaccaacaacaacaacaatttctCCGGCAGAAGAAGCTACCGGCAAACAGTCTGCCGTCACTGGCTTCGGAGCTTGTGTATGAAAGGTGAAGCGTGTGGGTTTCTTCATCAATATGATAAATCAAGGATGCCCATTTGCAGGTTTTTTAGATTGTACGGAGAGTGCCGCGAACAAGACTGTGTTTATAAACATACCAATGAAGATATCAAAGAGTGCAATAT GTACAAGTTGGGATTTTGTCCGAATGGTCCTGATTGTCGGTATAGGCATGCAAAGCTCCCAGGACCCCCTCCTTCAGTGGAAGAAGTACTTCAAAAGATTCAACAATTAACTTCCTTCAGTTATGCCAATTCTAATAGGTTTTACCAGAACAGGAATGCCAACAACTCTCAGCAACCTGATAAATTTCAATTTCCACAAGGTAACATTGATCCAACTCAAGTTGCTAAACCTCCTACCACGGATCCCGCTTCATTGCAACCTGTGCCACCATCATCGCCACAGCAGCAGCAACAGGGTGCACAATCACAACAACAAGTTGGCCAGTTAGGTACTCAAGCACAGTCAAATGGCCAACAAAACCAAGCTAATAGAACTTCGATACCTCTGCCTCAAGGAACATCAAG GTATTTCATTGTGAAAAGTTGCAACCGTGAAAATTTTGAGTTATCAGTGCAACAAGGAGTATGGGCCACCCAAAGAAGTAATGAGGCTAAACTTAACGAGGCTTTTGATTCTGTGGACaatgttattttgattttttcagtCAATAGGACGAGGCATTTTCAG GGATGTGCAAGGATGACTTCTAAAACTGGTGGCTCAGTTGGTGGAGGCAATTGGAAGTATGAACATGGGACTGCACATTACGGACGGAATTTCTGTGTCAGATGGCTGAAG CTATGTGAATTGTCCTTCCACAAAACTCGACACCTGAGGAATCCTTACAATGAAAACTTGCCAGTGAAG ATAAGCAGAGATTGTCAAGAACTCGAGCCCTCTATTGGAGAACAGTTGGCTTCACTTTTGTATGTTGAACCCGACAGCGAACTCATG GCAATATCACTTGCAGCAGAAGCAAAGAGAGAAGAGGAGAAAGCAAAAGGAGTTAATCCTGAGAATGCAACCGAGAATCCTGATATTGTCCCATTTGAGGACAATgaagaggaggaggaagaagaaagTGAGGAAGATGAGGATGGTTTTGACCAGGGTTTCGGCATGGCTGCACAAGGTGGTAGAGGAAGAGGCAGAGGGATGTTATGGCCTCCTCATATGCCCTTAGGACCCCGCCCTATACCTGGAATGAGGGGCTTCCCCCCTCTCATGAACATGATGGGGCCTGATGGATTTCCTTATGGAGGGGTTGGACCAGACGGGTTTCCTGTCCCCGATCTTATGAACATGGGGCCTCGTGGTTTTCGTCCATTCGGGCCTAGATTCCCAGGCGATTTTCAACGGCCGCCATTCTCTAATATGATGTTTAATGGCCGCCCTGGGCCCCACCAGCATGGAAATTTTCCCGGGGGTGGATTTGGGATGATGATGGGTCCAGGACCTGGGCGTGGCCCATTCATGGGTAGTGGATTAGCAGTAAGAGGTGGAAGGCCGCCTTTCTtgcatcagcagcagcagcagctacAAAGTTCTCAGAATAGTCGAACTAAGAGGGATCAGGCAGCAGTAGGTGGTAATGATAGAtatagtggcggtggtggttcTCAGTCCATGGGCCAGGACATTGGCAGGCCTGATGATGAGGCTCAACCTGGTGGTGAAAATACTTTCAAAAATGGGGAAAGTGAAAGTGAAGATGAGGCACCAAGGAGATCAAGACATGGGGAAGGAAAGAAGAAGAGGCGTAGTGTAGAGGGTGATGCTGCCACTAATTCCGATGAGAAAGCTTAA